One Nostoc punctiforme PCC 73102 DNA window includes the following coding sequences:
- a CDS encoding DUF3102 domain-containing protein translates to METSKKMGELLDRLPNQTTPNSKITYPNLNAETLALVQEHTHEIKVLIRRTAEDIINIGQRLIEVKKFLGHGNFTNWLKVEFNWSISTATKFMHVAEHLKFVNFTNLNISASALYIIAAPSTSKEARAEVLKRAVIGENITYTQAKEIVNKYKGNVPSQPCNLENTNIGLKTIRPNSSNSLQIEDHETTSIFYLPDDLASKGIKLKNSFPLFERQSFSRENENSKIVNFSKIIVYDQKEILDNEMNSSSSLDNTQLNSLINKTAITLTNLTPEQLALVLAKSVDLGLSDRHLQSLVQICEKLLKTP, encoded by the coding sequence ATGGAAACCAGCAAAAAAATGGGCGAATTATTAGACCGTCTGCCAAATCAAACAACCCCAAATTCCAAAATTACATATCCTAATTTAAATGCTGAAACACTAGCTTTAGTTCAAGAACATACTCACGAAATCAAAGTACTGATACGTCGAACTGCTGAGGACATTATCAATATTGGACAGAGGTTAATAGAAGTAAAAAAGTTTTTAGGGCATGGAAACTTTACAAATTGGCTCAAGGTTGAGTTTAATTGGAGTATCTCAACTGCAACTAAGTTTATGCATGTTGCAGAGCATCTGAAATTCGTAAATTTTACGAATTTGAATATTAGTGCCTCAGCCCTTTATATCATCGCTGCTCCCTCTACTTCTAAAGAGGCTAGAGCCGAAGTTCTAAAACGTGCAGTTATAGGTGAAAATATTACCTATACACAAGCTAAAGAAATTGTCAATAAATATAAGGGAAACGTCCCATCTCAACCTTGTAATTTAGAAAATACAAATATTGGTTTAAAAACCATCAGGCCCAATTCTTCTAACTCCCTACAAATAGAAGATCATGAAACTACTTCTATTTTTTATCTACCAGATGATTTAGCTAGCAAAGGTATCAAATTGAAAAATAGTTTTCCATTATTTGAACGCCAGTCATTTTCTAGAGAAAATGAAAATTCTAAAATTGTAAATTTTAGTAAAATAATAGTTTATGATCAGAAAGAAATACTAGATAATGAAATGAACAGCTCTTCAAGTTTAGACAATACCCAATTAAATAGTTTGATTAATAAAACAGCGATTACCTTGACAAACTTAACGCCAGAACAATTGGCTTTAGTATTAGCAAAGTCTGTTGATTTGGGGTTGAGCGATCGCCATCTACAATCCTTAGTTCAGATATGTGAAAAACTCTTAAAAACTCCATAA
- a CDS encoding efflux RND transporter periplasmic adaptor subunit — MTIHIEIPIIRKKVKYSLPWLMGLIVAGVLIVGTMMTLGVVNRRASKQDITQLTVPVQAKTITVRITATGKIQPIQSVNISPKNPGILAKLYVEQGQKLQQGQIIAQMDNSEIKTQVIQYQASLDQAKAQLAESQAGSRPEDIAEAKAHVAEAEAQLTVVREGNRLQEIEQAQAQVDSAQAQMELTQARLKRYQELAKAGAISQDSLEQYTSEDRQAKASLEEAQRRLSLQKSGNRNEDIKRQQAIVAQEREALRKLQNGSRPEELTRLRASVVEANAKLEQQQVQLADTIIRAPFSGTVTQKYATLGAYVSPAISASSDASATSTSIIALAKGLEVVAKVPEVDIPHVKVGQKVELIIDAYADEVFHGYVRLISPEAIVEQNVTSFQVRVQLDTESEKLRSGMNVDNVIFIGKTIPNALLVPQETIVTQHGKTGVMMPDTNNQPQFRPVTVGVSVDSQIQVLQGLKAGDRIFNDLPEDKQPKPST; from the coding sequence ATGACTATCCATATAGAAATCCCAATTATTCGTAAAAAGGTTAAGTATTCATTACCCTGGCTAATGGGATTGATTGTAGCCGGAGTCTTAATTGTTGGCACAATGATGACCTTGGGAGTGGTGAATCGAAGGGCAAGTAAACAAGATATCACACAACTAACCGTCCCAGTTCAAGCGAAAACTATCACCGTCCGAATCACTGCAACTGGTAAGATACAACCAATACAAAGCGTTAATATTAGCCCTAAAAATCCGGGAATTCTGGCAAAATTGTATGTGGAACAAGGGCAAAAATTGCAGCAGGGACAAATTATTGCCCAGATGGATAATTCAGAGATTAAAACTCAAGTCATCCAATATCAAGCGAGCTTAGACCAGGCAAAGGCACAGTTAGCTGAAAGTCAAGCTGGTAGCCGTCCTGAAGATATTGCAGAAGCTAAAGCGCACGTAGCCGAAGCCGAAGCCCAGTTAACTGTGGTGCGTGAGGGTAATCGTTTGCAAGAAATTGAACAAGCACAAGCGCAAGTAGATTCAGCTCAAGCACAAATGGAATTGACTCAAGCACGGCTGAAGCGCTATCAGGAATTAGCTAAAGCCGGCGCTATTTCCCAAGACTCTCTTGAACAATACACCAGTGAAGACAGACAGGCAAAGGCTAGTTTAGAAGAGGCTCAACGCCGATTATCGCTACAAAAAAGTGGCAACCGCAATGAAGACATTAAAAGACAGCAAGCAATAGTTGCTCAAGAACGTGAGGCGTTACGAAAATTGCAAAATGGTAGTCGTCCCGAAGAACTTACGCGATTGAGAGCATCTGTAGTGGAGGCAAACGCTAAGTTGGAACAACAGCAAGTGCAGTTAGCAGATACAATTATTCGCGCTCCATTTTCTGGGACTGTTACCCAGAAGTATGCAACATTAGGGGCATATGTAAGTCCAGCTATTTCAGCTTCTAGTGATGCGTCTGCAACTTCGACCTCAATTATTGCTTTGGCAAAGGGTTTAGAAGTAGTAGCAAAAGTACCAGAAGTAGATATTCCTCATGTCAAAGTAGGACAAAAGGTAGAACTTATTATTGATGCTTATGCCGATGAAGTATTTCATGGGTATGTGCGCCTAATTTCTCCAGAAGCGATAGTTGAACAAAATGTTACATCTTTCCAAGTGCGCGTGCAACTTGATACAGAAAGTGAAAAACTGCGTTCGGGAATGAATGTGGATAATGTAATTTTTATTGGCAAAACTATTCCCAATGCCTTACTGGTGCCCCAAGAGACAATTGTCACTCAGCATGGGAAAACTGGTGTGATGATGCCGGATACCAATAATCAACCGCAGTTTCGCCCCGTAACAGTTGGTGTCAGCGTCGACAGTCAAATTCAAGTTTTGCAAGGACTCAAAGCAGGCGATCGTATATTTAATGACCTTCCCGAAGACAAACAACCAAAGCCATCAACATAA
- a CDS encoding ABC transporter permease has product MNILESFKMATTTLLANKLRSSLTMLGIIIGNASVIAMIGIGEGAQKFANKQFEALGPNTLFIVPGSPEGKNTGIFTPKTLVIADAEAIAKQLSTVQNVAPDITNKIIINYRNQNSNSSVIGTTPAYLSVRNFKIARGRFFQELDIKRNQTVAILGPDLAKKLFGSQNPIGQQVRIQNVAFKVIGLTVAKGSFLGDNNDDLVFIPITTMSSRVIGRTSPYGIELSLISVSAKNQNSIRAAEFQIKNLLRLRHKIIQDDDFSIESQQNILEIINTISGALTMMLAAIAGISLLVGGIGIMNIMLVSVTERTQEIGLRKAIGANQKDILLQFIIEAVLLSVAGGVIGIVVGGSAIVVVGIFTPLNAGVSPIAVLVAASVSGGIGLFFGVVPARRAAQLDPIVALKSA; this is encoded by the coding sequence ATGAATATTCTAGAAAGCTTCAAAATGGCTACTACTACATTGCTGGCGAATAAACTCCGCAGTAGTTTAACCATGCTAGGAATTATCATCGGCAATGCCTCTGTGATTGCCATGATTGGGATCGGTGAAGGCGCACAAAAGTTTGCTAACAAGCAGTTTGAAGCATTAGGGCCAAATACATTGTTTATCGTTCCTGGTAGTCCAGAAGGGAAAAATACAGGTATTTTTACACCTAAGACATTAGTAATCGCCGATGCCGAAGCGATCGCCAAACAATTATCTACAGTTCAAAACGTGGCTCCAGATATTACTAATAAAATCATAATTAATTACCGCAATCAAAACTCAAATAGCTCAGTTATTGGGACAACACCAGCATATCTTTCTGTTCGTAATTTTAAGATCGCTCGTGGTAGGTTTTTCCAGGAGTTAGATATAAAACGCAACCAAACAGTGGCAATTTTAGGACCTGACTTGGCCAAAAAACTGTTTGGTAGTCAAAATCCCATTGGTCAGCAGGTGCGGATTCAAAATGTTGCTTTTAAAGTGATTGGCTTAACAGTAGCTAAAGGCTCTTTTTTGGGTGATAACAATGATGATTTAGTTTTTATCCCCATTACCACCATGTCTAGTAGAGTTATAGGGCGAACTTCTCCTTATGGTATCGAGCTTTCACTGATCTCGGTATCTGCCAAAAATCAAAATAGCATCAGGGCGGCAGAATTTCAAATCAAAAACTTGCTGCGTCTGCGTCACAAGATTATTCAAGACGATGACTTTAGCATTGAAAGCCAACAGAACATTCTAGAAATTATTAATACAATTTCCGGTGCATTAACAATGATGTTGGCTGCGATCGCTGGCATTTCCTTACTTGTTGGTGGGATTGGCATCATGAATATTATGCTAGTCTCTGTCACAGAACGTACTCAAGAAATTGGGCTCCGCAAAGCAATTGGCGCTAATCAGAAAGACATCTTATTGCAGTTCATCATTGAAGCTGTGCTTCTCTCAGTCGCTGGTGGGGTAATAGGAATTGTTGTAGGAGGGAGTGCGATTGTAGTAGTTGGCATTTTCACGCCTTTAAATGCTGGGGTCTCACCCATAGCAGTTCTTGTAGCTGCCAGTGTTTCTGGTGGTATTGGATTATTCTTTGGCGTTGTTCCTGCACGTCGTGCTGCCCAACTTGATCCTATTGTGGCGCTCAAAAGTGCTTAA
- a CDS encoding ABC transporter ATP-binding protein → MANTLTTINANIPSPTPQSAIIYLEKVFKVYGSGETKVQALNDINLIVEQGEYCAIMGSSGSGKSTAMNIIGCLDRPSCGHYYLNHLDVAQMTDVELANIRNQKLGFVFQQFHLLTQLSALENVMLPMVYAGVQLEERRERAIRALQRVGLANRLYNKPTQLSGGQQQRVAIARAIVNCPAILLADEPTGALDSRTTQEVLDIFTELNNSGITVMMVTHESDVARQTRRIIWFRDGQVVHSHVTPADLNELK, encoded by the coding sequence ATGGCAAATACTCTTACGACTATTAATGCTAATATTCCCAGTCCTACTCCGCAGTCAGCAATCATTTATCTAGAAAAGGTTTTTAAAGTGTATGGGAGTGGTGAAACCAAAGTACAGGCACTCAATGATATCAACTTGATTGTGGAACAGGGCGAATATTGTGCAATTATGGGATCTTCAGGTTCTGGTAAATCCACAGCTATGAATATTATTGGTTGCTTGGATCGCCCCAGTTGTGGACATTATTACTTGAATCATCTTGATGTTGCCCAAATGACTGATGTCGAGTTAGCAAATATTCGCAACCAAAAACTGGGGTTTGTGTTTCAACAATTCCATTTATTAACGCAATTGTCAGCTTTGGAAAATGTAATGCTACCGATGGTATATGCTGGTGTGCAACTTGAGGAAAGACGCGAGCGTGCGATCAGAGCTCTTCAACGCGTAGGTCTAGCCAATCGCCTATACAACAAACCCACTCAACTTTCTGGTGGACAGCAGCAACGGGTAGCGATCGCTCGTGCCATTGTTAACTGTCCCGCTATACTCCTAGCTGATGAACCTACTGGCGCACTTGATTCGCGCACTACCCAAGAAGTATTGGATATCTTTACTGAACTTAATAACAGTGGGATTACGGTGATGATGGTTACTCATGAGTCAGATGTTGCTCGTCAAACCCGACGTATTATTTGGTTTCGTGATGGTCAAGTTGTACACTCTCATGTGACCCCAGCTGATTTGAATGAACTTAAGTAG